One Microplitis mediator isolate UGA2020A chromosome 3, iyMicMedi2.1, whole genome shotgun sequence DNA segment encodes these proteins:
- the LOC130664839 gene encoding putative ankyrin repeat protein RF_0381 — MHTIGVISETSLSKMTMILIPLSKCTNDLQASLCRGIKCANTEMVKDSLEKGAEVSTTAIYDHWNYHGGLSALDVAVDMGLEKMVQVLLDHKSCNVNFKAQSGLTSLHIAAFKNNLTMAKKLISKGAMIDVYSPFQSIFNSKLYSRVTVKIYQDTKDLYGVTALQVAVTANSLDMVKLLVDYGANINSHCRNRKGDGYTSLHFAVMRSNIVMIDLLLSMGARVNVKMNTETTILYLAVYTRNKDIVKRLLDAGAHVDSRSNVDGFHGITPLLEAVRLNLKEIALMLVANGADVNATAKRKSTSTYVNVIDMTLENFDPDMLELVLNMGADIDNSEFHSYSIRSNKMLLKYAIQFRDNGLFVNEKLTKWADSKKKIKYDDFGNECRAQVERKDEEKIEDCYVRYCDLLFKNADQVVIYADNESIRKALELRNDENKLPLYTQILIRKFKKEYKRYRLLKEAAAHLKDITYLPYLCVRRILMYFSNYDLLVLLGRFVVRPPYPVSMNKKYMGNGWPSDQRSPRNIFSRYLSFFTSRSLARRRKFADYNYN; from the coding sequence atgcATACAATCGGCGTCATCAGCGAAACAAGTCTCTCCAAAATGACGATGATACTCATTCCCTTATCGAAGTGTACTAATGACCTTCAGGCTTCGCTATGCCGAGGAATTAAATGTGCAAATACAGAAATGGTCAAAGATTCTTTGGAGAAGGGTGCTGAGGTCAGTACCACCGCAATTTACGATCACTGGAACTACCATGGTGGATTAAGTGCCTTGGACGTTGCCGTAGATATGGGACTAGAGAAGATGGTCCAGGTTCTACTGGATCATAAAAGCTGCAACGTTAATTTCAAAGCACAGTCTGGCTTGACATCTCTCCATATTGCGGCGTTTAAGAATAATCTGACAATGGCAAAGAAATTAATAAGCAAAGGTGCAATGATCGATGTGTACTCTCCATTTCAATCTATTTTTAACTCGAAACTTTACAGTCGTGTGACCGTTAAAATATACCAAGACACGAAAGATCTGTATGGTGTGACTGCTTTGCAAGTTGCTGTGACTGCTAATAGTTTGGATATGGTTAAATTATTAGTAGACTATGGTGCAAATATCAACAGTCATTGCAGAAACCGGAAGGGTGATGGATACACGTCGTTGCATTTTGCTGTGATGCGTAGCAATATTGTAATGATAGATTTGCTACTGAGCATGGGTGCTAGAGTTAATGTCAAGATGAATACTGaaacaacaattttatatcttgCTGTTTATACCAGAAACAAAGACATCGTTAAACGTTTATTAGATGCAGGTGCTCATGTTGACAGCAGAAGTAATGTGGATGGTTTTCATGGTATAACACCACTTCTTGAAGCCGTGAGACTCAATTTAAAAGAGATTGCGTTGATGTTAGTTGCCAATGGTGCTGATGTCAATGCCACGGCTAAACGTAAGTCAACTTCAACATACGTAAATGTTATTGACATGACTCTTGAGAATTTCGATCCCGATATGCTTGAGCTGGTGTTGAATATGGGTGCAGATATTGATAATTCTGAATTCCACAGCTATTCCATTCGTAGCAACAAAATGCTTCTAAAGTATGCAATTCAATTCAGGGATAACGGACTCTTTGTAAACGAAAAACTTACCAAGTGGGctgattctaaaaaaaaaataaaatacgacGATTTTGGGAATGAATGCAGAGCTCAAGTGGAGAGAAaggatgaagaaaaaattgagGATTGCTATGTTCGTTATTGCGATTTACTATTCAAAAATGCTGATCAGGTGGTGATATATGCAGATAATGAGAGTATTAGGAAAGCTTTAGAGCTAAGAAACGATGAGAATAAGTTGCCGTTATATACGCAGATCCTGATAAGAAAGTTTAAGAAGGAATACAAGCGTTACCGGTTGCTGAAAGAAGCTGCGGCACACCTAAAAGATATTACTTATTTGCCTTATTTATGCGTGAGACGAATCCTTATGTATTTCAGTAACTATGATTTATTGGTGCTTTTAGGAAGATTTGTTGTTAGACCTCCATATCCTGTTTctatgaacaaaaaatatatgggcAACGGTTGGCCCTCCGATCAAAGATCCCcaagaaatatattttcgCGCTATTTGAGTTTTTTTACCTCTCGTAGTTTAGCAAGACGCAGAAAGTTTGCTGATTACAATTATAACTAA